The DNA region TTATTTCAGAGCCACCTgcccttccttcttcccacttTTTCTCCATTGCTGGCCATTGAGGGAGACCCCCAGGGAGCCTTACTCTCGGTGGTGTAGCGCAGCTTCCAGCCCCGGCTGTCCCCCGACTCATCTGTGAAGAACAGCAGATCCACAGCATTGCTGCTGGTGTCAAGGTTGGGGGGCCTTTGCTTCCCACAGAACTCGCCAATGTTCTTCCCGTTGGCATAGATCTGGTAGGGGAggaggattttgtttttgtttttgtttttttccagcttGGACATTTTTACACAGGGCCAACTGTGTAGTAGCCTGGCggccagggtggtggtggtgatgaaatcCTGCCTTATGTGTGTTTTCAGGGGAAGGTGGAAAGGGATCCCCACAACCCAATTCCAGTTGTATGGGAACTTGCCCAGCCCGTGGTTGATGTTGGCCATTCCTGCCCCAGCAGGCCAGGGGATCCAGGAGGAAGTTGGGACAAGAGGAGCCAAGTGCAGAcggaaggggaggaaggggtcTTTCAGGGGTAGGACGGCTGTACCTGTAGCTGGTCATAGGGGCAGTGTACTTGCTGGTGGTCATCAATTTCAAAAGGCTCTAGGAACTTGAGGTGCAGGGTGAGGCCCCGCTCCACCCGGATGCTGTAGTTGCAGCGCAGGTCAGGGGGGTAGGACCGGGGGTACTCCAGGCTGGAGATGTAGCCCGATGCCTCCGTGTACAGCTCGCTGCTGCACTCAGCTGTGAGAACAGAGTCGCGGGGCATCACGGGGGCGCTCTGGCTGACCCAGCAAGCCCTGGCTGAACCCCCGCCTCCCTGCTCCACCACTCTGGCTGGCTGAACCCCCGCCTCCCTGCTCCACCACTCTGGCTGGCTGAACCCCCGCCTCCCTGCTCCACCACTCTGGCTGGCTGAACCCCTGCCTCCCTGCTCCACCACTCTGGCTGGCTGAACCCCCGCCTCCCTGCTACACCACTCTGGCTCACCCTGGCAGGAATGCCTGTCCTTCTGAAGCTCATAGCCTGGACGGCAGGAACAGAAGTAGCCTCCAACGTAGTTGTGACACAGGTGCTGGCACTGGGGCTGGAGCTCCTTCTCCCCTGATTCGCTCTGGGAAGCACATTCATCAAGGTCTGGAAGGCATTCAGGAAGGAGGGTTAAGCTCCTGCTGGGAGACCTGAGTAGTGGCTCTGACCTTAGGGAGGTCACTCACCAGAGGCCTAAAGACAAAGGCACTTTAGGCCACCTGGACCTCCAGGCCAGGCCTCTCCAATGCTCTCTAGGGACTGCTCCACGGGGACAGATCCCAAGTTGACAGGCCTCGTTAGGAAAAGCTCTCTTGAGGGGAGGAACAAGGAAAGCCAGGCTTTCGGCTTCTTTGGATTCAAGATTCCCTTTCTTGGCCCCCATTCAATGTGGCTGAGGTTAGAGAAAAGGGATCCCTGGGGGGCTACTCACCCACAGCTTGGTAGTAGGCCAGGAAGCCCTTGTAGAACATGATGGTCCCATTCTCCTCGTTGGAGAAGTCCGTGTGGAAAGTCAGCAGCATCTTGTTCCCTTGGGACATAAATTCCTTCTTTCCTGGGGGGTTGCCCAGTGGAGAACCCAGTTGCCCACAGAACCTCCCCAGGTTTTTCTTATCAGCAGAGATCTGGTGGAAGAAGGATAGGGGGTAGGAAGAAGACCTGTTGTGGAGTGGCACACGTGGTGGCTCAGTGATGGTCCTCCTTGTCTCGCCCAGAGTGAATCATGCACCACATTGGCTCCGCTGGTCACTACCTGCTGGGCTCGGCTGCTGCAAACTTCCCCATGTGACCTTCAACTGTTCCCCGAGTCTCCCACTGACTCACTCTTACATGTTGTCCTGCACTGGGTACCTCATCTTTCCCTGTTTTCTGCTCCACTGACAGGTTTCAGGTCATTCTCCAACCCCACCACCTCCTATGGCCTGTTCCCCTGGGGTCCTGGTTGTCTGTACCCAGCCTTTCCCCGCCCCTCATTCCCAGAGCTTGGAcagctctgctttatttttgtcttcagatTTCACCTCAGCCTAATCAAACCATTCACACCTGGAGTGCCTCCTGACGCCCTCGGGTGAACGTGAGCCCTGGATCCCACCAGTCTCAGCCTCAGCAGGCATTGCCTCATCCCTCATCCTTCCTACTCACAGCTCTTCAACCTCTCCTTGCCCCGCCACCAAACGCCCTCCCCCAACACTGCACACTCGCCAAGTCTTCTGGGTGGGGAAGAAGTGCCATTTGCATGTAATTCACGCATAACCTCCAGGGGTCTCCTGGGAATGGTAGTTATTGGACCTTCGCAGGCTCTGCTTGAGCCCTGAATCTCATTTTTACTGGATAGAGAAAGATGGGCCAGGGAAGGTTGTCACAGAGGTGAGGGTTCTGAGCCTACTGTCCTTGCTGAAGACTATTCCTGTGCTGCCAGAGCACACATTTCTCCTCCTCATGTCCCTGTGTTCCTGTTGAGGCAGGCAGCCATGCCAATCTTCTCCTTGGAgacagggaagctgaggc from Theropithecus gelada isolate Dixy unplaced genomic scaffold, Tgel_1.0 HiC_scaffold_4435, whole genome shotgun sequence includes:
- the LOC112617794 gene encoding complement C1r subcomponent-like, whose protein sequence is MSQGNKMLLTFHTDFSNEENGTIMFYKGFLAYYQAVDLDECASQSESGEKELQPQCQHLCHNYVGGYFCSCRPGYELQKDRHSCQAECSSELYTEASGYISSLEYPRSYPPDLRCNYSIRVERGLTLHLKFLEPFEIDDHQQVHCPYDQLQIYANGKNIGEFCGKQRPPNLDTSSNAVDLLFFTDESGDSRGWKLRYTTEIIKCPQPKTLDEFTVIQNLQPQYQFRDYFIATCKLGYQLIEVRAQG